A genomic window from Mesorhizobium sp. 131-2-1 includes:
- a CDS encoding NUDIX hydrolase — protein MLTRPTTHNHLAERVRRLFGTAPCRLQVAALPWREAGDGVEIMLITSRDTGRWVLPKGWPEAKEPLCEAAAREAGEEAGLRGTVSHLEAGRYFYAKVLASGEEVPCEVLVFPLLVDRIADRWKEKRARTRKWVSSTEAVRMVNEPDLCQIIAHFCANPRKFA, from the coding sequence ATGTTGACGAGGCCAACGACGCACAACCATCTGGCCGAAAGGGTCCGGCGACTCTTCGGCACCGCGCCGTGCCGCCTGCAGGTTGCCGCTTTGCCCTGGCGCGAGGCCGGCGATGGCGTCGAGATAATGCTTATCACCAGCCGCGATACCGGCCGCTGGGTGCTGCCCAAGGGCTGGCCGGAAGCCAAGGAGCCGCTGTGCGAGGCGGCGGCGCGCGAGGCAGGTGAAGAAGCCGGATTGCGCGGTACGGTCTCCCATCTCGAAGCCGGCCGCTATTTCTACGCCAAGGTCCTGGCTTCCGGCGAGGAAGTGCCTTGCGAGGTGCTGGTTTTCCCGTTGCTGGTCGACCGCATCGCCGACCGCTGGAAGGAAAAGCGCGCGCGCACGCGCAAATGGGTGAGCTCGACCGAGGCTGTGCGCATGGTCAACGAGCCGGACCTCTGCCAGATCATCGCCCATTTCTGCGCCAATCCGCGCAAATTCGCGTGA
- a CDS encoding PilZ domain-containing protein, with the protein MTNPAQPLEDNSSENRRKHRQRVLKGGSIITGITNSEISCTLRNQNEGGAELKVAPDARVPDRFLLYVPVDGVAYRSEVRWRRNDRVGVRFTGTEPKPKLHYG; encoded by the coding sequence ATGACCAACCCCGCACAACCACTCGAAGACAATTCCAGCGAGAACCGTCGCAAGCACCGCCAGCGCGTGCTCAAGGGTGGCTCGATCATCACCGGCATCACGAATTCCGAGATCAGCTGCACCCTGCGCAACCAGAATGAGGGCGGTGCCGAGTTGAAGGTCGCACCGGACGCTCGCGTTCCCGATCGCTTCCTGCTCTATGTGCCGGTCGACGGCGTCGCCTACCGGTCGGAGGTCCGCTGGCGTCGCAACGACCGGGTCGGCGTCCGGTTCACCGGCACCGAACCGAAGCCGAAGCTGCACTACGGCTGA
- the gpt gene encoding xanthine phosphoribosyltransferase, with protein sequence MSLPEKAFPVSWDQFHRDARALAWRLAGASKGQWKAIVCITRGGLVPAAIISRELGIRVIETVCVASYHDYTSQGQLQVLKEITPALLADDGAGVLIIDDLTDTGKTAGIVRAMMPKAHFATVYAKPKGRPLVDTFVTEVSQDTWIYFPWDMGFTYQKPIADDHAG encoded by the coding sequence ATGTCCCTTCCCGAAAAAGCCTTCCCGGTCTCCTGGGACCAGTTCCACCGCGACGCCCGCGCGCTTGCCTGGCGGCTCGCCGGCGCCAGCAAGGGGCAGTGGAAGGCGATTGTCTGCATCACCCGCGGCGGCCTTGTGCCCGCCGCGATCATCTCGCGCGAGCTCGGCATCCGCGTGATCGAGACCGTCTGCGTCGCCTCCTATCACGACTACACCAGCCAGGGGCAGTTGCAGGTTCTGAAGGAGATCACGCCGGCGCTGCTCGCTGACGACGGCGCCGGCGTGCTGATCATCGACGACCTCACCGACACCGGCAAGACCGCGGGCATCGTGCGCGCCATGATGCCCAAGGCGCATTTCGCCACCGTCTACGCCAAGCCCAAGGGGCGGCCGTTGGTCGACACCTTCGTTACCGAGGTCAGCCAGGACACCTGGATCTACTTCCCCTGGGATATGGGCTTCACCTACCAGAAGCCGATAGCCGACGACCACGCCGGCTGA